The following coding sequences are from one Haliotis asinina isolate JCU_RB_2024 chromosome 3, JCU_Hal_asi_v2, whole genome shotgun sequence window:
- the LOC137277914 gene encoding uncharacterized protein, producing the protein MPTTTRYPRAPPVPLDLGDIKKTQRRVAALLNGAAPWGRKGTAVSRKHIPHSFCYVCSRLGPDGRYMGNPYRYLFGKGYLQRCEHVPPAPHPTMLGVSPPNTPASDDGRFFDTAILNRDALPREKKNRFQLPPMFENDKQKADKDGRFLPLVSENTFLTTNPPMSKDRKRAAEGRLSLPTLTNETRSMIGRNTDRSRSMSQDGGGELNRKGSYTLGDSTHYSGRGSDTTNRNGNERRTKKPKGASTNHPGIEAWGEQDEIPGGTVKYKHGKKDDWAKYAGQSSPFKEYVRETPNTKELSFEFHRKGTFSLSPPEPHSISRETTLTTPDSFIFSRIGSANWCECPDVDTAFLRCKECFQTGRHEKWCVSKMGLCPQCGKPVRRKHSRGHLERQRTRTPSRTPDKTATDLTSASHNRRECSSKRKEGDHKVRFSEQNSFVKESKQGQGGILKHDTGNSLSYREKIEISVKKKQRNKHNPALPKVDPNIHKQAYLLALADARIRKMKKDPFALENSNKRPYFSYFPLYKHPGYRPPQNLQLGIRKENESKKVKIKKGMKHILGDIQLSDYYPPARSKGVKVEEVKDGGIINDVDAESTRQP; encoded by the exons ATGCCGACCACGACCCGCTACCCCCGGGCGCCGCCGGTACCCCTCGACCTAGGGGATATAAAGAAAACACAGAGGAGGGTGGCTGCCTTGCTGAATGGGGCCGCCCCATGGGGTCGAAAAGGGACAGCT GTTTCTCGCAAGCATATACCTCATAGTTTCTGCTATGTATGTAGTCGACTGGGACCTGATGGCCGATATATGGGTAACCCCTACAGGTACCTCTTTGGAAAGGGGTACCTCCAGCGCTGTGAGCACGTGCCTCCGGCTCCACACCCTACCATGTTGGGTGTCTCTCCTCCAAACACTCCCGCGTCCGACGACGGGAGGTTCTTTGATACGGCAATCCTCAACAGGGATGCGTTGCCTAGAGAGAAAAAGAACAGGTTTCAACTCCCTCCAATGTTCGAAAACGATAAACAGAAGGCTGATAAAGACGGCAGGTTTCTTCCCCTTGTAAGCGAAAATACCTTCCTCACTACGAATCCACCGATGTCCAAAGACAGGAAGAGGGCTGCTGAGGGGAGATTGAGTCTTCCGACCTTGACAAATGAGACGAGATCAATGATTGGACGGAATACTGACAGATCAAGGTCAATGTCCCAAGATGGCGGTGGAGAGTTAAATCGAAAGGGGTCATATACATTAGGAGATAGTACCCATTACAGCGGAAGAGGAAGTGATACAACGAATAGAAATGGGAATGAGAGAAGGACGAAGAAACCTAAAGGAGCTTCCACGAATCATCCTGGTATTGAAGCGTGGGGAGAGCAAGATGAGATACCTGGAGGAACGGTCAAATACAAGCACGGGAAGAAAGACGACTGGGCCAAATATGCAGGTCAGTCATCCCCATTTAAGGAATACGTACGTGAAACTCCCAACACAAAAGAACTTTCTTTTGAATTTCATCGAAAAGGAACATTCAGCCTCTCACCACCAGAACCACACTCCatatcaagggagacaactctgacGACCCCAGACTCGTTTATATTTTCAAGAATTGGTTCAGCGAATTGGTGCGAGTGTCCCGATGTCGACACAGCGTTCCTAAGGTGTAAGGAATGTTTCCAGACGGGTAGACATGAAAAATGGTGTGTGTCTAAAATGGGGCTTTGCCCCCAGTGTGGTAAGCCTGTGAGACGGAAACATTCCCGTGGCCATCTTGAACGACAGCGGACCCGCACGCCTTCACGAACCCCAGATAAAACAGCCACGGACCTAACGAGTGCTTCCCATAACAGACGAGAGTGTTCCAGCAAGAGGAAGGAGGGTGATCACAAAGTCCGATTCAGCGAACAGAACTCTTTTGTGAAGGAGAGTAAACAAGGTCAAGGTGGAATTCTCAAGCACGACACAGGTAACTCGCTGAGTTACAGAGAGAAAATAGAAATATctgtgaaaaagaaacaaagaaataagCATAACCCTGCCTTGCCGAAAGTCGACCCAAATATCCACAAACAGGCATACCTGTTGGCACTCGCTGACGCAAGGAtaaggaaaatgaagaaagaccCGTTTGCGTTGGAGAACTCGAACAAACGGCCGTACTTTTCATATTTTCCTTTATACAAACACCCAGGGTACAGGCCACCTCAAAACCTACAACTGGGCATTCGGAAAGAAAATGAGTcgaaaaaagtgaaaataaaaaaGGGCATGAAGCACATCCTTGGTGACATCCAGTTATCGGACTACTACCCACCAGCACGCAGCAAAGGAGTGAAAGTGGAGGAGGTAAAGGATGGGGGAATTATCAATGATGTGGATGCAGAGAGCACCAGGCAACCGTAG